taccatatttagagactggtgaggggtaatggacacgggaattgtgccaaggtgggtacaggcacgaagggccgcagattgggcagccgaagcagtttttatcagcaacgaacccgaccgcatcttgctcagggagtccacttcgccgaacttgtcttcaatgtgttccacaaagaataaaggtttgacactggtgaaagtatctccatcagtcctagtgcaaactaaataacgggggaaaggttttgcccctagacgacgggcctgaccctcctcccagggggtagccacagaagggaaggccgaaggagcaagagaagcagcacttgaggaatcagtaccacgcagagagacggccgcagaagagcggccagaggtttggacccgtatgcgtttcatctgcatagcgtccgccctgataccacccactccgatcaggggctctcctcacgggcgccacccagccacagcaagggccgtctggcacggcggccattgccgggagttccgatgctccaggatgacgagcaaccactccaaggcatgcatgaggaggtcacagctcaggtatcagaagtgtgatccctgtgtgttcaggaggctcaaccaaaagggtacatagcgaccccaccacacgggctggctaccgtgctggctatgcaccctagcatcagacaacgacgtaaaagaaaaggtggaatgtactagaagggcacacgtcggagacactaggtaaggtgctcttccccaaatggctcacactacggaagagaaattttggaatggaggtcaaaccccagagggggaccaaggaatgccaaaaggaggagacgattacgcaacaaagccggagtgtaaaaccaacagaaccaggaggatagcgggggccaacataagcaagaacaccaatagagggagaggagagggcgaggggaaaggggtatggaggggaaaggaggggaagggaaaggaaatgcagcccgggagagaaagaaggctgcaatggctcggggccccatgctcgccacacacgtatccacaaaagagttgtggaccccctggggggccgttttcttgggagaaagtacgggagagagtagtgttcacccgcaccctaaaagtgcgctctgccataaattcgcgaagaaaaaggggcagccggccgcgaaagccaagagaacagtgtgcggaagaTGCCTGTCctacaacaggtatcgtatgctctctccagatcaaaaaatattgctaccgtttgccGTTTCCGGaggaaattgttcatgatatatgtggagagagcaacaagattgtcaactgcagaacgatggtttcggaatccgcattgggcaggtgtgaaaagactgcgggattccagccaccaagctaaacggtaattcaccatacgctccaaaaccttacaaacactactcgtgagagtagaggggagatgtttgtcctttccaggtttcggaacgggaacgacaacagcttcccgccaccgtctgggaaaggtactgtcggtccaaattcgattataaaggcgaaggaggtaacgcagactatgggttgataaatgcagcaacatttggacatggataccatcaggtcctgagggcggaggagcgagaagaagagagggcatgttggagttcccgcatggagaaaacagtattgtagctttcgtgattttgagaggagaaagcaagatgtcgctcttctgctgcacgtttcttcgggagaaacgctggcgggtaatttgaagagctcgaaatctcagcaaagtgctgacccaacgagttagaaattgcgacggggtccactaaggtatcatgtgcgacagtgagcccagagaccgggtagAAActtggcgcgcctgagaaccgtcgaaaccgactccaaacttccgaggagggagtgaaggtgttaaatgagcgaATAAACAATTTCCAGctagccttcttgctatcgcggatgacgcgacgggatcgcgcacggagctgcttatagcggatacagttggccaaagtaggatggtgacggaaaatgcgaagagcacgtcgccgctcacgtattgcgtcacggcatgcctcgttccaccaaggagctgggggcgccggggcaattccgaggtgcgtggtattgaacgttccgcagctgtaagaataacgtcggtaatatgtgtgacctcatcgtcgacgctgggaaagcgacggtcatcgaatgtcgcttgagacaaaaagtgtccaatcggcttgggcaaatttccagcgtcgcgagcgcatatatggcagtggaggttGCAGTCTAAgggcacatggaaagtggtcactcgagtgtgtatcatcaagggcgaaccattcgaagcgtcgagctagcggaacagtaccgaccgcaatgtGTCGTGGAGGCgaacaaaaatgtggggaccccagagTTGAGGCAAAcgagatccacttggtggaagacgtctagcaatagagagccacgtggacaaggatgtggagatccccaaagcgggtggtgggcattgaagtccccaaccagcaaataggggggtggaagctgaccaagaaggtgaaggagatcagctcgtgccattggagtggacgatggaatgtatacagtacaaagagagaacgtgtatccggaaagggaaagacggacggcgacagcttcgaaggaagtgtgtaaggggattgggtgacgatggagagtatcatggagaagaatcatgagtcctccatgggctggagagccttcaacagaggggagatcatatcggacagactgaaaatgagggagaacaaagcggtcatggggacacagctttgtttcctgaagacaaaagatgactggcgagtaggatcgtaagaggatcgacaattcatccctattggctcgaatgccgcggatattccagtggataatggacatggggtgaacagaaaatggaggaatgtgaccaaagttgctgtcaactcaaagactgctcggagctagcgaccgacagcatggaatggcattcagcccaaggcagaagatcctgatccataggttggtcaggagcagcccctgccaccagcgatcggccggttgaccggccaccagcagtgcgcctcggcgacacagaagacggccgagggcgatttccgccaggtggtgctgtagatgggacacgccttggcggagaaggaggaactgggtttctttgtagccttcttggaagtatgatgtttagattaaggaggaaccgatggttgtgaagttgcggtacgtaaaaactcttcacgagtatgctcttttttcgaagacttggcgtctgacttttgggctcgagatttagcagaacccgatgaagggtgagccatagagtggacaggcgaaagtggtgaggttgaacgggcgatcttggcgctggccgatcggacgaccgtggtactaaaggtgagatctcaagtctgcgtggccgcctcctttgtggGCCGAGGAGAAgccaggacagtgctgtattttcctgtctgaggcacggtgggctgtcgactggcgaataattttcgagcagcaaaggacgacaccttttccttcactcttatttcctggatgaccttttcgtccttaaaaatggggctatctcgagaggaagcagggttgtcacccatacagttgatgcagcgaagggatggaggtggacaagcaccctcatgggcatccttgccacacgtaacacatttggccggattagaacaggactggctggtgtgatttaACCGCTGAcgtcgatagcaacgcgtagggttggggacgtaagggcgaacggaaattctcatagcctgctttgattttcgatgagaGTTAAACTTTGTCAAATTTCAAggagacagtgcgggttggaatgatgttcatgtcaacccttttcataactctatgaacagccgttacgccctggtcagacaggtagtgctgaatttcttcgtcagacaatccatcgagggagcgtgtataaactacTCCACGCGAGGGATTTAAGGTacagtgcggttccacccggacagggtaggtgtggagcagagaagtacgcagcaatttttatgcctggagggcactgtgtgtttctaacaacagggtgccattccgtaatctggaacaagactttacaggacctgcaattgcgtcgacacctttctaaataatgaaaggtgtgaccgtggagaagtcgtgaccttcgtcagaccgagaaacaacaaggaactgtggcaacgatggaagaaccgtctgtggctgagactcagtatacttacgtttgtgagcagacatagtggatggtgaggaaaccattgcggaagaatcccccatgattaccggcgtctccgatggcgcgctcctcccttgtgggggccctctctgagggcactcccgccttaggtgattgttcacacctcaggtcacacctcccgacaaacggatggagggaccaatcggcactttcggaggGTATCagttcgggtaatcacccctccctgggcctggccgttaccagggggtacgtacgtgtcctacctgtctacccggggcggggaattacgcgttaccccgtcactggctacgcacaaagggcgtgggtcggccttcagacacgcacagggatgaggaaagagaaagggaaaggaaagaagagaggtctcaaacgccgcagcggagaaaagggtaaagagaagaggtaaggaaaggaggacaaaggaaggacaaaggaaggaagaagacataaaagcaaggaaggcgaagaatgtagtacatttacgagcgtccgtctccggacgtaggcacaaaccatactcccagatggggagaagggGAAGgcaagagccagaggtgaggggaggaggggcgaagagagggatggggaaggatgcagaaagggaaggtatgcagcccgggaaggaaggaaggccacattagctcggggtcccgtgctcgctacgcacgtatccacaaaagagttgtggaccccctggggggtcgcGGATCGagtgtcagacgaaacgcgccggggtggagagggggataaagacttcttcttgaaGGCCTTCTTGGAAgcccgatgaggcacggggatggtgggctggacccgaagaaggtcctcacgcgtggGGTCttttttggaacgccggacctcggaagccagaGTCCAGAACGTTACCCCGTGACCACAAACCCACAAACATCACAACGGCTCCATCAGGAGAGAGCAAGTTATAGCTATCCTGCAGCAGCTGAACTACAGGTAGGACGGCGTGCAGCACACACAGGTTCCCAAGGGCGCTGAGAGTGTGAGCAGATGACGTACATGccggatgtactgtgtggcctCATACAGGGcacagagctctgctgtaaatactgagccgtTACCTGGAAGCCGATACTGGAATACGTTGGCGCCGTTGAAGGCACACCTTAGAACAGACATTCCGAGCGCCATCAGTGTAAATGAAAGTACTATTGCTAAATTCCGTAACAAGGTCGTGAAGTTGAAGGCGATAGAATGAGGCTGCAGTAATGTCCTGTGGAAGGCGAATACTGATGTTCCATTTTCTCAGAAACTGAAATACCTGAAATTTTTACGGAGTATTTTATTACTTCTACTTATAAGCCCAGATTAATAACATTCATTATTTTGTTACGAGTTGATTTTGTGTTACTTTCTTTTGTCATTCAATTTCTGCAGTAGGCTGAGGggtaacagtttaatgaaggtttTTACGGAGTCATTTTCAGGAAGTCAAGTTGTAAGATTCAGATGGTATCATGGCACCTGCTAGGAATTGCCAGACGTGAGGGCTGCATGCAGCGAGGGCTGCATGCAGCGAGGGCTGCATGCAGCGAGGGCTGCATGCAGCGAGGGCTGCATGCAGCGAGGGCTGCATGCAGCGAGGGCTGCATGCAGCGAGGGCTGCATGCAGCGAGGGCTGCATGCAGCGAGGGCTGCATGCAGCGAGGGCTGCATGCAGCGAGGGCTGCATGCAGCGAGGGCTGCATGCAGCGAGGGCTGCATGCAGCGAGGGCTGCATGCAGCGAGGGCTGCATGCAGCGAGGGCTGCATGCAGCGAGGGCTGCATGCAGCGAGGGCTGCATGCAGCGAGGGCTGCATGCAGCGAGGGCTGCATGCAGCGAGGGCTGCATGCAGCGAGGGCTGCATGCAGCGAGGGCTGCATGCAGCGAGGGCTGCATGCAGCGAGGGCTGCATGCAGCGAGGGCTGCATGCAGCGAGGGCTGCATGCAGCGAGGGCTGCATGCAGCGAGGGCTGCATGCAGCGAGGGCTGCATGCAGCGAGGGCTGCATGCAGCGAGGGCTGCATGCAGCGAGGGCTGCATGCAGCGAGGGCTGCATGCAGCGAGGGCTGCATGCAGCGAGGGCTGCATGCAGCGAGGGCTGCATGCAGCGAGGGCTGCATGCAGCGAGGGCTGCATGCAGCGAGGGCTGCATGCAGCGAGGGCTGCATGCAGCGAGGGCTGCATGCAGCGAGGGCTGCATGCAGCGAGGGCTGCATGCAGCGAGGGCTGCATGCAGCGAGGGCTGCATGCAGCGAGGGCTGCATGCAGCGAGGGCTGCATGCAGCGAGGGCTGCATGCAGCGAGGGCTGCATGCAGCGAGGGCTGCATGCAGCGAGGGCTGCATGCAGCGAGGGCTGCATGCAGCGAGGGCTGCATGCAGCGAGGGCTGCATGCAGCGAGGGCTGCATGCAGCGAGGGCTGCATGCAGCGAGGGCTGCATGCAGCGAGGGCTGCATGCAGCGAGGGCTGCATGCAGCGAGGGCTGCATGCAGCGAGGGCTGCATGCAGCGAGGGCTGCATGCAGCGAAGGCTGTGAAAgtttcacacccaccaggaaagctGCAGCTAGCATAGAGTTAAGCCGCAGAGCAATAGCAAAACCCCATGTACCTCCAAAACTAAGTCTTTTACAAGTTACTGAACGAAACGGGGCAAGCAGTCATATAAGTCCGATGTGTAGAGTGCAGGGGATACCAGTCCTCCAACAGGCATCGTGGGCTTTCTCGAAAGAGAAAACTACGGCCACAGTCTGGCATTTTCGCAGAAAATCCTTCGTAGTATAGGCAGACAAAGTGACGAGGTCAACTATAGAATGCCGCGCTCGAAACccgcactgtgcagtggttagtgaaTTTCCATAGCAGCCACGCATGAATCatgttccatcaccttacaaactTGGCTGGTGAGAGAAATGTGGCGGTAGCTACAACGAAATGTTCTCGTTCTTACTGGGGTTATTGATGTCAGAATCTCTCTTGCAGACattgtctggccctggggcggaggatctaCTACTGACACGCGCAAAAatttgactgacacacacacacacacacacacacacacacacacacacacacacacacacacacacacacacgtgcgcgcgttCCTACGTCTGCGCGACTGTGCGACACGGTGATCATTTTGCCGCAGTGATTTTTGCCCGTTTCGTATAGTTCCAACTCCTTAATAtggaaaggaaggaaaaagaagGGCTTGCGGTTTATTTTCTGGCGTCATCAGAGAACGatgaaaattgtaaaagaaaatttgACGAGGAATCGTCAGATTTCTGTGAGTCCCCAAGTAAGAGGAGGCGCTGTTATGACACCATGTTAGCCCAGCAAGCGGCAGCTTCTCACTAGCCAGCAACGAAAAGTCGCCAAATGAAAGTTTCATCCGTCACGTGGAGCAATGGATCACACTGTACAAGCGTTACCTGAACTCTTGTTGCCAGGGTGATCTGCCAGCTGCTGCCACCTGTGATTGTCCACACCCACGTGCAGCCCCTGCTGGTGCTGTCACCACCACTGTTGGCGCAGCTGCCCACACAGCTGGTGCAGCTGCAGCAGGTGCCACTTGTCCCGAAGGCACAGCTGCCGATTGGAATGGACTTCTGCCTATGTTCATCGACATCGTGGAAGAGCGGCCAATGGACGTTGTACTTTACCTAGATATGCTGTGTGCACATCATTGCTGCATCTACTTGCAGCTCGATGTGCTGTGCGTTGCCGTGTCAAGCACGGAGACGCCCTTCCTACTGCAGTGGGAGCTGCCAGACAGCACACAGCCCTCAGAGATCAGGAATTGTAGTTTTCATGAATTTGTATTCCAGGTGACGTTGTGTACCATCCACTGCACAACAGCATGACTTATGTTGACCTTCAGTATACACACGTATTGCACCAGTCCAATTGGTGTCTCAAATGTAACTTCAATTTCGTAAGTGTTGGACTTTAAATTCAAGCGGCGTGTTGTGTGCATAATGTGATGCTGTATTGTTCAAAAATAgttttaaatattccacacactcCTGTGGCAAGGCAATGGATTGTAACAAATAACGTGAGTGTATCATACTTGTGGAACTGGAGTAACGTTTCATACGTTGCAGTTGCTGTCATGCATCTCTAGAGCCATCAAAGAACATCACAGTTATGACCAGAGGATTTTAATTTGGTCAGACCATAACGGCAGACGTTACCCCGTGTTACATCATCGCACAGTAACCTTTGTCAGGAAAAGCAATCCAGAATGCATTGACAAATACGCTGCATTGAGTGTGACGGAACAGGAAATACCCCACACGTGTACTAGTAACTAGATCCCAAGTGTGTCATATTTAACGAGTCAGCGTTGTTGACAGTATTTGATCGAAAGTGTGAAGGACTCAGGTCCTTGTGCGTGTAAATCCTACTTCTGTGTTTAAAGGAATAGCAGTTACTGTCAGATACGGTATGAATCTCATGTAACACgtaaattaactgtaaaattattatTGTAGGAATGATCgttcaatttcattaatttttcaggTCCATTTCGTTTCCATTCCGTTTCTACTGCACAGGATCGTCTGTGTTGTAGGAAGTGTATAAGGTGCGGAGGGGAGCTACTTTAGATCCTCCCGCCTAAAGGTCGGTGATGTTGATGGACATGGTGGCTGGTGATCGGCTCTTGGGAGCTCCTCGAATGCAAGGTGAGAGCTTATGTTGTGGCCAGCAGCGATGGAGGTGTGATTGGTTTCTCTGATACCAGTAAATGTTCGGTTACACGACTCGTGGTCTTTGCGATCTTAAGTGCCGCCAAGTGACAGATTCTACCCATCAACTTGCGCGATTTTGACTTCGGTTGTCGGACCAGGAGACTATTTCATTATACGTGGATTAGTTTAGGCATTTGAGCGCGAGGTCAGAGGAACTGGCTTAAGAACGCATTTAGAAATTTGAGACTACCGTTACACTTGTGATGCTATTTAAGTTGCAAATGGGTCATTCATATTAGGTGAGCGCGTTTTATGTCATTAAGGCCGACCATTCAGTAGCCACATCTTGCTGGTTAAACGTGCTATTGAAGTTCTGCAGAGAAAGGAGTAGaaacgtttttgttttttttttgttttttgtaaacaACGGTTGCAGACAACAAGCTCTTGCGCAAATGTGCTTTTCCACGATACTCCGTATGTGGTAAATAGGGTGGTATCTGAGAGTAGCATGCATTCTTGCTGTGCTTTCACTGAGAATTTACGTTTAGTAACTTAATTCGCTGCCCTCAAGCATCTGACCGCAGGATCACCAGTGAAATGAACTGAATCGTCATTACATTATCACAGCGCAGAGCAGACACTGTACAGCTCGAACGCGAGTCATCTACAAGGTAGGTTTTTAACGAACACACTCTTACGTTAGCCCAAGGCAAGTTACGTCGCACAATGAGGAAACATACTACCTGTAAGTTTGCAATGTAGCCGAGCTCAATATACGGTACGTAGCTTCAGATATGGTCAACACTTGTTTCAGGAAATTTGGAACTGCCTCCTTATGAAATCTCTACTGTCCTAATACATTAATGTATCACAAAGCTTACAGGGAAAGCTATTTCACAACTATCACTTTGTCCTACTGACGAATTAAGCTCTTGTCGCAGTAAAGATTATTTTATTAGATACAGCATATCTATTTGGGGAAAAATAAGGAAGCAACATGGCGGGACGGTTTATTTGAAATGAATTTAGCCatctgcattctgtcatttacgaGAATCATTAAGAAGATAAACCTGGATGGTTGCCACGAGACCCGAATAGTCCTACAGAAAGCGAGTTCCGTGATTGACGAGGTGACTGTTCTTGAAGAACCGTAAGCCAACAACAACTAACAACTATTTTATTGAAGTTGCCGCACGTCCACAGTTCGAGGTGCTATACGAAATGCATTATTACACTGTGACCGGCAGAAGACAGCTTGTTAGGAAGTCACTATGTTCTCGTACTGTACTTACACACACATCGTCCAAGACGAAACACACAACGAGACTGGTGCATTGTCAGGACATAGCGTCTGTTCTGCTACAGTACGATCAACAGGTGCAGCGCAGGGTGCGAGTGTAGTGTAGCGGTAACTGGAGACCTACTCCAAAACTGAAGGaagcgggacagtacgattcttgtagaCAAATCGTCGGAATAGGAATCAGATTCAACGTGAAAATCTGGCTGAAGATGGGCGAAATGCAGTGTCACACCCAGCAGTAGTGGAACGGTGCCACTATTGCGACCAATGGCGCAGAAACGTGGATGATGCAGATCGGGAAATACTGtcatcgacatcgaccacagacgatAATATTGAACCAATCGGCTAACTGATTTGCAGCGATCTCAAGTTGTTGCCATAATGTTTAACTTATTATTTGACGCCCCCTCAGAAATAAGCTTGTGTGGAGACAGATCGAAATTGGACACTGAAATACAGACATCTGCAGCCATGCTTATGAAGTCTGATCGTGATGTTGCGTCTGTGTTTTTTATGAACCTGGACAAAATTTAATGAGTATATTGATCCAAAACTGTGATGGACGCACTACTCTTAACTTCACATATAAGGTGAAAGATTAGAAGCACTGTTATCGCCCTACCAGGTTTTTCTGTATGCTATGTATGCTAGGACAGATATCAAATACACAGTGTAACCTGAAATTAAATGCCTACGTTTTCAAAGGCTTGTCACTGACAATGGAATAACCAATATTGCCCCCTAACTCACCGAATACCAATTCGGTTGCACTCGTGGAGTGTGAAAGAGTTTGCACATGGAATCTGAGTACAGAAATCATTCGAGCGGGAAGGAGTGTAAATTTTAAAAGTGATCTGAACCGAGAAATAACAGACCTGTGCTCTTATTTAAGGGTTTAGTGTTAGGACTACATACTGATGGGCAAGCATTTTCACGCAGAGCCCTGCGGGAACCAGTGGATCGTACCTTTGTCTATTTCAGCACGTCAGCTGAAGACCGTGACAGCTCACGTGGAATTACGAACAAATGCTGATGGAGGCTATGGAGGTAGAAACGGCCACCCAGCCCTCAGGGACACAGTATAAGAATTGCAAAGGACGAACTTCctcattacgttttcaaatttaaccTAGCTGTTCCTCAGGCATTGTATACGAGTCGCGTAAGGGAGCGAAGATTTTGCTGTCAGCACTTTACACCCCTATTTTGAAGCGAAGACATGCTTGAAGTGGAGTAATGAATGACTTTCTCTCAGCATTATAATTGTCTATGTGTGTGTTCCTTTTGAATTGAAGAGGATATATACGTTTCCTTCCTGACGTTCAGTTACCGCAGAACGTTATTCCACACAACAATATacaatgaaaatacgcaaaatatcaaCTCACTGGTCTCTCGCCAGTATTTTTCGATAAAATTCTACGTGAATGTGGGgccaaaataatttgttttacgaGTTCGAAACTGTTTCATGGAGTTACGAAATTTTGACGTTTCCACTCTAGTTATTAATTCGTAACAATTTGTTATATTCGTGTAGTAGCTCTAGATATGGGGAGTACAATGTCTTGCCTTTCTGAAATTGAAAGTGACACCATTCACGGAAAATCACTCAATTTTAACATCATTTTCCACTTCTCTTACTTTATGTATGTTTGCTACAAATATTGCCGTCGTCatcaactaattctgcttgttgtacgttAGGCATGACGTCATGTGCTTACGAGAAGTTGAGGATTTAACGTAAGCCTTGAGCAACCTCCGTAAGTGATACTCGCTAGTCAGGCGAACCTCAGCTGCATTGCTCGAATTATTGAACTGCACGGAGAGAAGTCACCGCTGTGAACCTAATGTTTCCAGGAAGCCATACAGCACTCCTCCGCCAATGGCCCGTCCAAACATTCTTCCAAAGGAACCTTACGTGATGACGTCGTTTCGTCAGGTGTGAATCCACTTCAATGGGTCAACACACCATGATATCGCTAACCTCAATAACCCCAgcccttcatttatttatttaggttTGTGTCCACTACTTAATACCTTCTGGACGTATTTGCGACTGTGTTTGACAGTATCAAAGCTTTGGACAGTCGCTTCGGCACGGTAAGCACAGGAAGTTGTTACAGAAGATATTTGGCTTGCTATCTAACCATTGGTTCGTAGCGTAGGTAGTTTAACTGAGACGAAATAAGGGAAGGGTGTAACAATGTTGTCATGGTCCAGTTCAATGGTGCATTGAGACAtggttttaaaatgttcctatATAGTATTATTCCAACTAATGACAGGCGATGACTAATATATGTAACATGCAATATCTGTAACCCCCTGACTAAACCATGCATGGTGCAGAAAGTTTTTTACGAATGTTAGCCGAGTTTAATCTCTGCTTACTTTAAATGTGAAATGTCCATAGTGAAACATGTCTGACCTAT
This genomic stretch from Schistocerca cancellata isolate TAMUIC-IGC-003103 chromosome 5, iqSchCanc2.1, whole genome shotgun sequence harbors:
- the LOC126188764 gene encoding keratin-associated protein 10-11-like — translated: MLAAAFLVGVKLSQPSLHAALAACSPRCMQPSLHAALAACSPRCMQPSLHAALAACSPRCMQPSLHAALAACSPRCMQPSLHAALAACSPRCMQPSLHAALAACSPRCMQPSLHAALAACSPRCMQPSLHAALAACSPRCMQPSLHAALAACSPRCMQPSLHAALAACSPRCMQPSLHAALAACSPRCMQPSLHAALAACSPRCMQPSLHAALAACSPRCMQPSLHAALAACSPRCMQPSLHAALAACSPRCMQPSLHAALAACSPRCMQPSLHAALAACSPRCMQPSLHAALAACSPRCMQPSLHAALAACSPRCMQPSLHAALAACSPRCMQPSLHAALAACSPRCMQPSLHAALTSGNS